GGCACTGGGAGACGGTCGTGAGCATGGCGATGATCCGGCCCGGGACGCGGCCGATGCCGAAGCGCTCTACGATCTGCTCGAACAGGAGGTGATCCCGGAATTTTTCGCACGCGACGAGCGCGGCGTTCCCACGGCCTGGATCGCACGCATGCGGGAAAGCATGGCGCGCCTCACGCCACATTTCTCGGGCAACCGCACGGTGCGCGAATACACCGAACGGTACTACCTCCCGGCGGCCGCCGCCTATCTTGAACGCGCGGCCGATCAGGCCGAGATTGGCCGGCGGCTGGCGCAGTGGCGCCAGAAGCTGGGGCAGCATTGGTCCGCGTTGCGCTTCGGCGAGGTCAAGGTGACGACCGGCGGCAACCAGCACATGGTCGAGGTCCGGCTCTTCCTGGAAGGCCTCGATCCCGGAGAGGTTAGGGTGGAGCTTTATGCCGACGGCGTCGGGGATGGCGAACCCGTGCGCCGGGAGATGAATCCGGCGACCCGGCTGCCCGATGCCTCCGGCACCATGGTTTACCACGGGGCGGTTTCCGCGAATCGCCCCGCATCCCATTATACGGTACGCGTGATTCCAGGTTTCGACGGTGCCGCGGTTCCCCTGGAGGATTCGCACATCCTTTGGCAGCGCTGATCCCGGCGACGGGAAAGCAGACCCGAGACAGGGAACGCGACAGCACAATCGGCCCGCACGCGGAATCCCTTATTGAAGAGCGGAGTTTGTGTCACCCCGTGTCATATCGATGTCTTCCGGGGTTGCCCTCCTCCCGGAGCCAACCGGCTACGCCACGCTGATCCCATTTTCCAGATAGACATCCTGAATCGCATTCAGGAGCGCGACTCCCTCCTTCATGGGCTTCTGGAATGCTTTCCGGCCGGATATCAGGCCCATGCCGCCGGCCCGTTTGTTGATGACGGCCGTCCGGACGGCCTGCTGCAAATCGTTTTCGCCGCTGTCTCCGCCGGAATTGATCAGCCCCATGCGCCCCATATAGCAGTTGACCACCTGGTATCGCGCAAGGTCGATGGGGTGATCGGTGGTCAGTTGCCGGTACACGGCCGGATGGGTTTTGCCGAAGGCGATGGCGTCGTAGCCGCCGTTGCAGGTCGGCTGTTTCTGCTTGATGATATCCGCCTCGATGGTGACGCCGAGATGGTTGGCCTGGCCGGTGAGGTCCGCGGCGTTATGGTAATCCACGCCGTCCTTCTTGAAGGCGTTGTTCCTCAAATAGCACCAGAGAACCGTGAACAGGCCCAGTTCGTGGGCGCGTTCGAATGCCCGGGCGACTTCCTCGATCTGGCGATCGGATTCCGCCGAACCGAAGTAGATGGTCGCGCCCACGCCGGCGGCGCCCATGTTAAAGGCCTGTTCGACGGAAGCGAACATGCGCTGGTCGTATTTGTTGGGATAGGTGAGCAGTTCGTTGTGATTCAATTTTACCAGGAAGGGGATTTTGTGCGCGTATTTTCGGGACACGGCGCCGAGCACGCCCAAGGTGGACGCCACGGCGTTGCAGCCGCCTTCCATGGCCAGCCGGACGATATTTTCAGGATCGAAGTAGATCGGATTGGGTGCAAAGGATGCGCCGGCGGAGTGTTCGATGCCCTGATCCACCGGAAGAATCGAGATGTAGCCGGTGCCGGCCAGCCGGCCGTGATCGATCATCGACCGCAGATTTCGCAGCACATTGGCGGGCCTGTCGCTGGGGACCAGGATGCGATCGATAAAGTCGGGGCCCGGTAGGTGCAGGTCTTCCTTTTTTACGGTACGGCAAACATGCGCCAATAACGATTCGGCTTCATCGCCGAGCAATGCGGTTATTTTTTTCATCATGACATATTCCTCCTTGTATGGTGATGGTTATTTTGCTTTGCCCTGGCCTGCCACTTGTGCCATGGCTTTTTTCACGACCTCCGGATCGCCGAGGTAGTAGCTTTTGATGGGGATCAACGATTCATCCAGTTCGTACACCAGGGGCATGCCCGTTGGAATTTCCAGATGAAGTATCCGATCGTCCGGGATACGATCCAGGTGTTTGATAAGCGCGCGTAGGCTGTTGCCGTGGGCAACGATCAATACATTCCGCCCCTGCTTGATGCTGGGGGCAATGGTCTCATTCCAAAACGACAGAAACCGGTGGATCGTATCTCTCAGGCATTCCGCCGTGGGCAGTTCATCGCCGCTCAAATGCCGGTACCGGGGATCGTGGCCGGGATAGCGCGGGTCGGTCTTTTCCAGCTCCGGCGGCCGCGTTTCGAAACTTCTGCGCCAGGCCAGCACCTGATCCTCACCGTATTTTTTTGCCGTTTCGGACTTGTTCAGTCCTTGCAGTTCCCCGTAATGGCGTTCGTTCAGGCGCCAATCCCTTTGCACCGGAATCCACATCAGGTCCATG
This window of the uncultured Desulfosarcina sp. genome carries:
- a CDS encoding class I fructose-bisphosphate aldolase; the encoded protein is MMKKITALLGDEAESLLAHVCRTVKKEDLHLPGPDFIDRILVPSDRPANVLRNLRSMIDHGRLAGTGYISILPVDQGIEHSAGASFAPNPIYFDPENIVRLAMEGGCNAVASTLGVLGAVSRKYAHKIPFLVKLNHNELLTYPNKYDQRMFASVEQAFNMGAAGVGATIYFGSAESDRQIEEVARAFERAHELGLFTVLWCYLRNNAFKKDGVDYHNAADLTGQANHLGVTIEADIIKQKQPTCNGGYDAIAFGKTHPAVYRQLTTDHPIDLARYQVVNCYMGRMGLINSGGDSGENDLQQAVRTAVINKRAGGMGLISGRKAFQKPMKEGVALLNAIQDVYLENGISVA
- the gpmA gene encoding 2,3-diphosphoglycerate-dependent phosphoglycerate mutase, which translates into the protein MYKLVLLRHGESQWNKENRFTGWTDVDLTEKGMQEAEDAGIQLKNEGLTFDLAYTSVLKRAIRTLWIVLDTMDLMWIPVQRDWRLNERHYGELQGLNKSETAKKYGEDQVLAWRRSFETRPPELEKTDPRYPGHDPRYRHLSGDELPTAECLRDTIHRFLSFWNETIAPSIKQGRNVLIVAHGNSLRALIKHLDRIPDDRILHLEIPTGMPLVYELDESLIPIKSYYLGDPEVVKKAMAQVAGQGKAK